The following proteins come from a genomic window of Geothrix edaphica:
- a CDS encoding M20/M25/M40 family metallo-hydrolase — MTPSRCLPFLLAPLLLGAQTPKTPSERLRAEAFRTHGAYADLAWLCDRIGPRLSGSPQLDQAIAWAQERMKAAGLVNVHTEAAMVPHWVRGRESAELLLPAPHRLNILGLGGSVGTPPGGLTADVVVVGSFDELDQLGAAAVKGKIVLFDVPYKGYGHTVVYRHDGAAKAAKHGAVAALVRSVGPVSLDTPHTGVMDYDPAFPKIPTASVTLEAATQMRRMQQRGEPIRVHLEMGAQTLPDVPSANVVGEIRGTERPGEVVILSGHLDSWDVGQGAQDDGAGTVTALEAARLIQALGLKPRRTVRVVLWTNEENGLRGGLAYRDAHRAEFRDIVAAFESDSGSERIKSFGLDLRKATPEAKAAALASLKGLGASLAPFGAIDLRLGGSGADVGPMVAEGVPGIGVGHAATHYFDIHHTHADTFDKVEKEDLAFNAAALASFAYALAQSEVRFN, encoded by the coding sequence ATGACCCCATCCCGCTGCCTCCCGTTCCTCCTCGCCCCCCTGCTCCTCGGCGCGCAGACGCCGAAGACACCCTCCGAGCGCCTGCGGGCCGAAGCCTTCCGCACCCACGGCGCCTATGCGGATCTGGCCTGGCTCTGCGACCGCATCGGCCCCCGTCTCAGCGGATCCCCCCAGCTGGACCAGGCCATCGCCTGGGCCCAGGAGCGCATGAAGGCCGCGGGCCTCGTCAACGTCCACACCGAAGCGGCCATGGTGCCCCACTGGGTGCGCGGCCGGGAATCCGCCGAGCTGCTCCTGCCCGCCCCGCACCGCCTGAACATCCTGGGCCTGGGCGGCAGCGTGGGCACGCCTCCGGGCGGCCTCACCGCCGACGTGGTGGTGGTGGGCTCCTTCGACGAGCTGGATCAGCTGGGCGCGGCGGCCGTGAAGGGGAAGATCGTCCTCTTCGACGTGCCCTACAAGGGCTACGGCCATACGGTGGTCTACCGGCACGACGGGGCCGCGAAGGCGGCGAAGCACGGCGCGGTGGCTGCCCTCGTGCGCTCCGTGGGGCCCGTGAGCCTCGATACCCCCCACACCGGCGTCATGGACTACGATCCCGCCTTCCCCAAGATCCCCACCGCCTCGGTGACCCTGGAGGCCGCCACGCAGATGCGGCGCATGCAGCAGCGCGGCGAGCCGATCCGGGTCCACCTCGAGATGGGCGCCCAGACGCTGCCGGATGTCCCCTCCGCCAACGTGGTGGGCGAGATCCGGGGCACGGAGCGGCCCGGCGAAGTCGTCATCCTCAGTGGCCATCTGGACAGCTGGGATGTGGGCCAGGGCGCCCAGGACGACGGCGCCGGCACCGTCACCGCCCTGGAGGCCGCGCGGCTCATCCAGGCCCTGGGACTCAAGCCCCGCCGCACTGTCCGCGTGGTGCTCTGGACCAACGAGGAGAACGGCCTGCGCGGCGGCCTCGCCTATCGCGACGCCCATCGCGCCGAGTTCAGGGACATCGTGGCCGCCTTCGAATCCGATTCCGGCAGTGAGCGCATCAAGTCCTTCGGCCTCGATCTCCGCAAGGCCACGCCGGAGGCCAAAGCCGCGGCTCTGGCCTCCTTGAAGGGCCTGGGAGCCAGCCTTGCCCCGTTCGGGGCCATCGACCTGCGCCTCGGCGGATCCGGCGCGGACGTGGGCCCCATGGTGGCCGAGGGCGTGCCCGGCATCGGCGTGGGCCACGCCGCCACCCACTACTTCGACATCCACCACACCCACGCCGACACCTTCGACAAGGTGGAGAAGGAGGACCTCGCCTTCAACGCCGCCGCGCTGGCCAGCTTCGCCTATGCCCTGGCCCAGTCGGAGGTTCGCTTCAACTAG
- a CDS encoding FKBP-type peptidyl-prolyl cis-trans isomerase, translating to MRLRRLLCLPAALLLQGAPPDIAVPPAEAVRTPSGLAYRVIRPGQGGRRPTTGDFARVHFTGWGPDGAVFTNTRVQDEAPFVSLERLMPGMRESLLAMTVGEQRRVWIPEALAFAGAKGRPAGTVAMDLELLDVVPDPHQAPADVAAPPPDAAVLRSGLAFSVLKPGTGKVHPTRSSWVIVHYTGWTTDGRMFDSSLPKGNAVPLHLKGTIAGWIEGLQLMVEGERRRFWVPEKLAYQGASGMPRGMLVFDVELVGIGQ from the coding sequence ATGCGCCTTCGCCGCCTGCTCTGCCTTCCCGCCGCCCTCCTGCTCCAGGGGGCGCCACCGGACATCGCCGTGCCGCCCGCGGAGGCCGTCCGCACCCCCAGCGGCCTGGCGTACCGCGTGATCCGCCCGGGGCAGGGCGGCCGGCGGCCCACCACCGGGGACTTCGCCCGGGTCCACTTCACGGGCTGGGGGCCGGATGGTGCCGTCTTCACGAACACGAGGGTCCAGGATGAGGCGCCCTTCGTCAGCCTGGAGCGGCTGATGCCGGGGATGCGGGAGAGCCTGCTGGCCATGACCGTGGGCGAGCAGCGGCGCGTCTGGATCCCCGAGGCCCTCGCCTTCGCGGGGGCCAAGGGCCGGCCCGCCGGGACCGTGGCGATGGACCTGGAGCTGCTGGACGTGGTGCCCGATCCCCACCAGGCGCCGGCGGATGTGGCCGCTCCGCCGCCGGACGCGGCGGTCCTCCGCTCGGGCCTGGCCTTCAGCGTGCTCAAGCCGGGCACGGGGAAGGTCCACCCGACCCGGTCCAGCTGGGTGATCGTCCACTACACGGGCTGGACCACCGACGGGAGGATGTTCGACAGCTCGCTCCCGAAAGGCAATGCGGTCCCGCTCCACCTGAAGGGCACCATCGCAGGCTGGATCGAGGGCCTCCAGCTCATGGTGGAGGGGGAGCGGCGGCGCTTCTGGGTGCCAGAAAAGCTGGCCTACCAGGGTGCCAGCGGGATGCCCAGGGGCATGCTGGTCTTTGATGTGGAGCTGGTGGGGATCGGCCAGTAG